The following proteins come from a genomic window of Pseudomonas sp. MAG733B:
- the minD gene encoding septum site-determining protein MinD — MAKILVVTSGKGGVGKTTTSAAIGTGLALRGHKTVIVDFDVGLRNLDLIMGCERRVVYDFVNVVNGEANLQQALIKDKRLENLYVLAASQTRDKDALTVEGVEKVLMQLKEDFEFVVCDSPAGIEKGAHLAMYFADEAIVVTNPEVSSVRDSDRMLGLLASKSRRAERGEDPIKEHLLITRYHPERVEKGEMLGVEDVKEILSVTLLGVIPESQAVLKASNQGVPVILDDQSDAGQAYSDTVDRLLGKTVEHRFLDVQKKGFFERLFGGN; from the coding sequence TGTGGGTAAGACCACCACCAGCGCCGCTATCGGTACCGGCCTCGCTCTGCGCGGCCACAAAACAGTGATCGTCGACTTCGACGTGGGCTTGCGTAACCTCGACCTGATCATGGGTTGCGAGCGCCGCGTGGTGTATGACTTCGTCAACGTGGTCAACGGCGAAGCCAACCTGCAACAGGCCCTGATCAAAGACAAGCGCCTGGAAAATCTCTACGTGCTGGCCGCCAGCCAGACCCGCGACAAAGACGCGTTGACCGTCGAAGGCGTGGAAAAAGTCCTGATGCAACTCAAGGAAGACTTTGAGTTCGTGGTCTGCGACTCCCCGGCGGGCATCGAGAAAGGCGCCCACCTGGCCATGTACTTCGCTGACGAAGCGATCGTCGTGACCAACCCGGAAGTGTCCTCGGTACGTGACTCCGACCGCATGCTCGGCCTGCTGGCCAGCAAGTCCCGTCGCGCCGAACGCGGTGAAGACCCGATCAAGGAACACCTGCTGATCACCCGCTACCACCCGGAGCGTGTCGAAAAAGGCGAAATGCTTGGCGTCGAAGACGTCAAGGAAATCCTATCGGTGACCCTGCTCGGCGTGATCCCGGAATCCCAGGCGGTGCTCAAGGCATCCAACCAGGGCGTTCCCGTGATCCTCGACGACCAGAGCGATGCCGGCCAGGCCTACAGCGATACCGTTGACCGCCTGCTGGGCAAAACCGTGGAGCATCGTTTCCTTGATGTACAGAAGAAGGGATTCTTCGAGCGCCTGTTTGGAGGCAACTAA